GAAGGCCAACCTCTCTTATGCCAACCTGAAGGATGCATCCTTTCGTGATGCCGACCTGCGCGGAACTTCGCTGTGGAGTGCGAACCTGGAAGGTGCGGACTTCACGGGGGCCAATCTTGAAGATGCGGACCTCGATTATTCCAAGCTGCGTGGCGCTATTCTCTATAGAGCAAACATTCGTCGAGCCACTCTTCCTACAGAGCTGATCTCGCGCGAGGACATCATGGCCTCAGTGCAAACTGGCTGCAAAGTTGGTGTGAAACGGGTTTGATGCCTTCTCATTATGAAGGAATCATCAGGTGAAAGAGACTGCTCGGGAATTCCGCGCCTCCATTGG
This Oligoflexus sp. DNA region includes the following protein-coding sequences:
- a CDS encoding pentapeptide repeat-containing protein; the encoded protein is MSKNSENLVTLTRKEVLEILAETKELVGYDMRKANLVKVDFSGCNLQKANLSYANLKDASFRDADLRGTSLWSANLEGADFTGANLEDADLDYSKLRGAILYRANIRRATLPTELISREDIMASVQTGCKVGVKRV